Proteins encoded in a region of the Dreissena polymorpha isolate Duluth1 chromosome 6, UMN_Dpol_1.0, whole genome shotgun sequence genome:
- the LOC127834464 gene encoding transcription initiation factor TFIID subunit 9B-like — MAQPTKSTPRDAQVMAAILKDMGVTDYEPRLINQMLEFTYRYVTDVLDDAKVYSSHSSKKSIDTEDVQLAVQCCMDTSFTTPPPRDLLLEIARHKNAQSLPLIKPYSGPRLPPDRYCLSAPNYKLVNRKKQLHRIQIGLPVNQLIGGHRISLTPVHKQAPKIQVSAQGHQLSVINRPSPVAPIVRMQPNMLHQHSGVSTSILPGLTLSSLQPAQTGLPSTVATMATSLIPNLASNPLKRKLDDDDYDQT, encoded by the exons ATGGCACAACCAACAAAAAGTACGCCGAGGGATGCTCAAGTGATGGCTGCAATATTGAAAGACATGGGAGTGACAGACTATGAACCACGACTCATAAACCAGATGCTTGAATTCACTTACC GGTATGTAACAGATGTTCTGGACGATGCAAAAGTGTACAGTAGCCATAGTAGCAAGAAAAGCATAGACACAGAAGACGTACAGTTGGCCGTGCAGTGTTGTATGGACACCTCCTTTACCACCCCACCTCCCAGAGAT CTTCTACTAGAGATTGCGAGACACAAGAACGCCCAGTCCCTGCCCCTTATCAAGCCGTACTCTGGGCCCCGATTGCCCCCGGACCGGTACTGTCTGTCTGCTCCCAACTACAAGCTTGTCAACAGAAAGAAACAG CTTCATCGTATCCAGATCGGCCTGCCAGTGAATCAGCTGATAGGCGGCCATCGCATCTCTCTCACACCAGTCCATAAGCAGGCACCCA AGATACAAGTCAGTGCACAGGGCCATCAGTTATCGGTCATCAACCGGCCGTCCCCTGTGGCTCCCATAGTGAGGATGCAGCCCA ACATGCTGCATCAGCATTCGGGTGTGTCCACTAGCATCCTGCCTGGTCTCACACTGTCCAGTCTCCAGCCTGCCCAGACCGGTCTGCCCTCCACTGTTGCTACCATGGCAACCAGTCTCATACCCAACCTGGCGAGCAACCCGCTGAAACGGAAACTTGACGACGATGACTATGACCAGACATGA